The following DNA comes from Gemmatimonadaceae bacterium.
CAGTTGAGCCAACTCGGAGTTGTCCTCTCCTTTGCGCAACGTCGCCGACATGAGGATCGGCATTACGCGCCTGATGTTTCGCAGTCCGTAACCGGTGGACTTGACCGGATCTGCGTCGCCGACGGCTTCGATTGCATCGCCGGGGTCAGCGTCGCGATCGCCCGACGTCGAGAAGCGCAGCCATGGTGTCGTCGTTTGTTCCTCGGCCCAGCCGTCGAGCGTTGGCTTCTCGCTGTCCGGAGTGGTCACGCCCCTGATCTGTGAGTAGCCCCACCTGGTGGCAAAAAGATCGTACGGACCGATGCGTGGAATGAGATCACCGATGGCAATCCGATCCTCTGGTTGTGCTACGTAATTGAAGCGTGAGTAGTCCATCAGCGTCGGCGTGTGCCCCATGCGTCGCACGAACGATGCGCTACGTACACTGTCGGCGGGGTAGGTGGAGCTGGCCTTCATGTTGTGTTGAAAGCCAAGCGTGTGACCGACTTCGTGAGCGACGATGTACTGCACCAGACGGCCCATCAATTCATCCGGGAACGGCAGCTTCCGAGCGCGGGGATCGAGCGGCGATACCTGCGTGAAATACCAGCTTCGCGCGAGGTTCATGACGTTGTGAAAAATCCGTGCTGAACCATTCAGGATCTCGCCTGTCCGCGGATCGTGTACGTGCGGACCTTGTGCATTCTCCGTTGTGGAAGGCAGCCATCGAATTACCGTGTGCCGGACATCGTCTGGAGACCAGTCCGGATCTTCGATTGGAGTCGGAGCTTCGCGGGCGATGATCGCGCGGCGGAAGCCGGCGGCCTCGAAAGCCGGCTGCCAGTCCTCGATACCTTTTTTGATCCATGGAATCCACTGTTTCGGGGTGGCCGGATCGACGTAATACACAATCGGCCGCACCGGATGCGACATTGCTGAATCGGGAAACCGTTTTTCCAGCCGCCATCGCGTTATGTACGATCGCTCGACGGAACGATGCTCGTCCCTTCCAAAATCGGTCTGTCGGACGGAGAAGAATCCAACGCGTTTATCCGCCAATCTGGGCAGCATTGGGCGTTCGGGGAGACGGATCATGCTCCAGTGCGCGACAACGCTCGTGGCGGGGATTGGACCGAGGCCGCGCTGTGAATCGGGGGGATTGTCGGGTGTCGCGGTCTGGGTGGCTTCCACTTCGATGTTGTTCGGAAAGGCCGCGACCTTTTCGATGAACGAGCGCTTTTCGTCGAGTGAACCGCGCGCGCCGACAAATTCCGGAATGCTGGTTGTGTAGAGGCGCGTGACATCGATTACCGCTGAGCTGTCAGGGCCGTATGCCTCGATCTGAAAAATGGCGACGACGGGCGGGTAACTGGCCTGTCGAACGGCACGATAAACGGGCAATGTCGAGTCGGCGGTGATCTCGAAAGTCACGCTTCTGAGAAGTATCCGATGGCCCTGCTTTTCCCATCTCAGAACACGCTCGGTAAATCCGTCGCCTCCATAACTGTAGCCGCCGCCCGTCCGCGCAAAACGGCCGACGAGCAGCATGTCCTTGTTCAGCTCACGAGGCGGAATGGCGAAGTAAAGAGTGTCACCCAACCGGTGGGTGTTGAAAAGCCCGGTGCGCGATACGGCTGCGGGTGTGATGACCGTAGAGTATGGCTTGAGACCAGCGGCTGCGTTTGCCTTGTCGAGACTATCCGCTCGAAGCTGGGCGGGACTTCTTCGCACCGCAGGAGCAGGCGCCTGCCGGGGGCGCAGAAAACACCCCTGCACAGTGACCATGAGAGCGCAGGCGACGAAAAAGAATCGGAACGCCGTCAGTGGATGAGTCCGTGTACTATGCAGTTTTGTGAGTGTCGCCAGGGGCGGCGACAGCCATTCCCATCGAGTGGTACCCCTTGTCGACATAAATGGTCGTACCGGTGATACCGCTGGCAAGGGGGCTCGAGAGAAACGCGGCAGTCGAGCCCACT
Coding sequences within:
- a CDS encoding zinc-dependent metalloprotease; translated protein: MRRSPAQLRADSLDKANAAAGLKPYSTVITPAAVSRTGLFNTHRLGDTLYFAIPPRELNKDMLLVGRFARTGGGYSYGGDGFTERVLRWEKQGHRILLRSVTFEITADSTLPVYRAVRQASYPPVVAIFQIEAYGPDSSAVIDVTRLYTTSIPEFVGARGSLDEKRSFIEKVAAFPNNIEVEATQTATPDNPPDSQRGLGPIPATSVVAHWSMIRLPERPMLPRLADKRVGFFSVRQTDFGRDEHRSVERSYITRWRLEKRFPDSAMSHPVRPIVYYVDPATPKQWIPWIKKGIEDWQPAFEAAGFRRAIIAREAPTPIEDPDWSPDDVRHTVIRWLPSTTENAQGPHVHDPRTGEILNGSARIFHNVMNLARSWYFTQVSPLDPRARKLPFPDELMGRLVQYIVAHEVGHTLGFQHNMKASSTYPADSVRSASFVRRMGHTPTLMDYSRFNYVAQPEDRIAIGDLIPRIGPYDLFATRWGYSQIRGVTTPDSEKPTLDGWAEEQTTTPWLRFSTSGDRDADPGDAIEAVGDADPVKSTGYGLRNIRRVMPILMSATLRKGEDNSELAQLYERLLDQWSNEMEHVVSVVGGSNSQEKYGGQPGPRFTPLSRARQKEAVRFIGENAFQTPAYFVDTEILRRIEPEGTLRRIGSAQSRVLTALLDNERLNRLAEYAALSPAGGDFYPLGEMLADVRRGIWGELGDEKVRIDAFRRSIQRAYLMQTDGKINPSPAVIITPDGPPSRRAQTRGSVGPNSDVRALMRGELMELENALQSALARTTDRTTRLHISDARNEIRKILDPER